A genomic window from Halorussus rarus includes:
- a CDS encoding TasA family protein: MFDDDSSVSLTRRRLLGGLVAIGGAGAASGAGTFAYFSDTESSTGNTIDAGTLDLTVSDSGADFSDGVSGTWTISNAKPGDSVLGDLTLRNEGSLSSDHVEISFAVDESEAGGSTGANEADTMPSSAEGMAEQFEVTVFTYNGTNVLQNLSDANGNGIVDIGDVVSGNDGALDDLTSLPSDSQATESMMLEFRWAHDSEFDNSVSGTNNDYQGDEFDLTVTFALHQDSGQDL, encoded by the coding sequence ATGTTCGACGACGACAGTAGCGTGTCACTGACCCGGCGACGCCTCCTCGGCGGCCTGGTCGCGATCGGCGGGGCCGGAGCAGCGTCAGGTGCCGGCACGTTCGCGTACTTCAGCGACACCGAGAGCAGCACCGGAAACACCATCGACGCCGGGACGCTCGACCTGACGGTCAGTGACAGCGGCGCAGACTTCAGTGACGGCGTGTCGGGGACGTGGACCATCTCGAACGCCAAACCCGGCGACTCGGTGCTGGGCGACCTCACGCTCCGGAACGAGGGGTCGCTGTCGTCCGACCACGTCGAGATCAGCTTCGCCGTCGACGAGAGCGAGGCTGGCGGTTCCACCGGTGCAAACGAAGCGGACACGATGCCATCGAGCGCCGAGGGGATGGCCGAGCAGTTCGAGGTGACCGTGTTCACCTACAACGGCACCAACGTCCTCCAGAACCTGTCCGACGCCAATGGGAACGGCATCGTGGACATCGGGGACGTTGTGAGCGGGAACGATGGGGCGCTCGACGACCTCACGTCCCTGCCGAGTGACAGCCAGGCAACCGAGTCGATGATGCTGGAGTTCCGGTGGGCCCACGATTCGGAGTTCGATAACTCCGTCTCCGGGACGAACAACGACTACCAGGGCGACGAGTTCGACCTCACGGTCACCTTCGCCCTCCACCAGGACTCCGGCCAGGACTTGTAG
- a CDS encoding TasA family protein → MSDKNIDLSRRKVLGSLGVIGVASAGAGAGTFAYFSDTESSTGNTISAGTLNLTADGNDGSATTTVSVDDVAPGETGSDSTTLVNAGSVSGYLNFDVAPISNRENGVIDPEEGSSGENGGDPGELGAVLDVRYGFDTTGDGAIDVPVVDTTDKPYEAVERTGGAEYNPNLPLSANGGSADFVVDWALPSDAGNAVQGDGVEFDATFELLQEPAGSDVVLTGNSPYSDAKGFPGSFAPESAESRVGAGSWQATTSGQEGFYFGGKFSGYHALPTFTVGDIAELGYWMNHSNSQVESDFFLQIFTAPKNDGTDFGSFYNARLTAVPPEANDGNPSWTPDEWNEFSTDPSADNQLYFYLEDNQTVSTTPRTLQDLQTNPFTHDGTDYGQSTDEVFAVAVLTNSKQTEFEGHLDDINLELTSGQGSLSIDLEP, encoded by the coding sequence ATGTCAGACAAGAACATCGACCTTTCGCGACGGAAGGTTCTGGGTAGCCTCGGCGTCATCGGCGTGGCGAGCGCCGGCGCCGGCGCGGGGACGTTCGCATACTTCAGTGACACCGAAAGCAGCACGGGGAACACGATCAGTGCGGGAACGCTGAACCTCACTGCCGACGGGAACGACGGATCGGCGACGACTACGGTCAGTGTCGACGACGTCGCGCCTGGGGAGACCGGCAGCGATTCGACGACGTTGGTGAACGCGGGCAGCGTCAGTGGATATCTGAATTTCGACGTCGCTCCCATCTCCAATCGAGAGAACGGTGTCATCGATCCCGAGGAAGGTTCCTCCGGCGAAAACGGGGGCGACCCGGGCGAACTCGGCGCCGTCCTCGATGTCAGATACGGGTTCGACACGACCGGCGACGGGGCCATCGACGTGCCCGTCGTCGACACGACCGACAAGCCCTACGAAGCGGTCGAACGGACCGGAGGTGCCGAGTACAATCCGAACCTCCCGTTGTCGGCCAACGGCGGTAGCGCGGACTTCGTCGTCGACTGGGCACTCCCGTCCGACGCCGGGAACGCCGTACAGGGCGACGGCGTGGAATTCGACGCCACCTTCGAACTGCTACAGGAGCCCGCCGGGAGCGACGTCGTTCTCACCGGCAACTCCCCGTATAGCGACGCGAAGGGCTTTCCGGGGAGCTTCGCCCCCGAGTCGGCGGAGAGTCGCGTCGGAGCCGGGTCGTGGCAGGCCACGACATCGGGACAGGAAGGGTTCTACTTCGGCGGTAAGTTCTCCGGCTATCACGCGCTGCCGACGTTTACGGTCGGCGACATCGCCGAACTCGGCTACTGGATGAACCACTCGAACAGCCAGGTGGAGTCGGACTTCTTCCTCCAGATATTCACCGCACCCAAGAACGACGGGACCGACTTCGGTAGCTTCTACAACGCACGGCTGACCGCGGTTCCGCCGGAGGCCAACGATGGGAATCCTTCGTGGACCCCGGACGAGTGGAACGAGTTCTCGACCGACCCGTCGGCCGACAATCAACTCTACTTCTATCTGGAGGACAACCAGACCGTCTCGACTACTCCCCGGACTCTCCAGGACCTGCAGACCAACCCATTCACTCACGACGGCACCGATTACGGGCAGTCCACTGACGAGGTGTTCGCCGTCGCGGTCCTCACGAACAGCAAACAGACCGAGTTCGAGGGACACCTCGACGACATCAACCTCGAACTCACTTCCGGACAGGGGAGCCTGTCTATCGACCTCGAACCCTGA
- a CDS encoding TasA family protein — MSDKNIDLSRRKVLGGLGVIGVASAGAGAGTFAYFSDTEESTGNTVSAGTLDLTPDGSSVETFTVSDVKPTDSGTEAISLSNAGSLPGYLNVGVSLTADEEGQVREPEPDSDDATSGELAENIDVEIGLDSDEDGSIDTSLADADLAGVAGLAGAKYNPNHELAASGSGNDDVDFVFDWSVPASVGNEIQSDSFTADFTFELLQQRANADLVLTGDSPAIASGENPLLTSSDAKWGDGSWTNDSGKHGRLYFGGEFSDFHSLPEFTVDEIASISYHTKKSQSFDANDHDFFLHIYTTKASSSSPDGWYGKRLTALPKYAANRNAPAGQWNEWQTESGTNQLQFYDKNRSNASESVPLSEIQSGSVTWSSSGETVDYGGMTVRTLSVTADNVSFDSRVDAVGLELTTGESLTIDLEP, encoded by the coding sequence ATGTCGGACAAGAACATCGACCTCTCGCGGCGGAAGGTCTTGGGCGGTCTGGGAGTGATCGGCGTGGCGAGCGCCGGCGCGGGGGCCGGAACCTTCGCGTACTTCAGCGATACGGAGGAGAGCACCGGAAACACCGTGAGTGCTGGGACGCTCGATCTGACACCCGACGGCTCTAGCGTCGAGACGTTCACGGTCTCCGACGTCAAGCCGACCGACTCCGGGACGGAAGCGATCTCGCTGTCGAACGCCGGTAGCCTTCCGGGCTACCTGAACGTCGGCGTGTCCCTGACTGCGGACGAGGAGGGGCAGGTCCGCGAGCCCGAGCCGGACTCCGACGACGCCACGTCCGGGGAACTGGCCGAGAACATCGACGTCGAAATCGGCCTGGATTCGGACGAGGACGGGAGTATCGATACGTCTCTGGCAGACGCGGACCTCGCGGGCGTCGCGGGACTCGCCGGCGCGAAGTACAACCCGAACCACGAACTCGCGGCGAGCGGAAGCGGGAACGACGACGTCGACTTCGTCTTCGACTGGTCGGTACCCGCGTCGGTCGGCAACGAGATTCAGAGCGATTCGTTCACGGCCGACTTCACGTTCGAGCTCCTCCAGCAGCGGGCGAACGCGGACCTGGTCCTCACAGGCGACTCCCCGGCGATCGCGTCGGGGGAGAACCCGCTGCTGACCTCCTCGGATGCGAAGTGGGGCGACGGCTCCTGGACGAACGACTCCGGGAAGCACGGCCGGCTCTACTTCGGCGGTGAGTTCTCCGACTTCCACTCGCTTCCCGAGTTCACGGTCGACGAGATCGCGTCCATCAGCTACCACACGAAGAAGAGCCAGTCGTTCGACGCGAACGACCACGACTTCTTCCTCCACATCTACACGACGAAGGCGAGTTCGTCGAGTCCCGACGGGTGGTACGGTAAACGGCTCACTGCGCTCCCCAAGTACGCGGCGAATCGGAACGCACCGGCCGGCCAGTGGAACGAGTGGCAGACGGAGAGCGGGACGAACCAGTTGCAGTTCTACGACAAGAACCGAAGTAACGCGAGCGAGAGCGTCCCGCTTTCCGAAATCCAGTCGGGAAGCGTGACCTGGTCGAGTTCGGGCGAGACCGTCGACTACGGCGGGATGACCGTTCGGACGCTCTCGGTCACCGCCGACAACGTCTCGTTCGACAGCAGGGTCGACGCTGTCGGACTGGAACTGACTACCGGCGAGTCGCTCACTATCGACCTCGAACCGTAG
- a CDS encoding signal peptidase I → MNRRKALRVLGLVVLVALVAPFVVTAVPQVVGADASYVVLSSSMSPAIHAGDVVVVNDVSPANVEEGDVVTYQPPSGHQLADVNRVTHRVVGVTSRDGERHFRTKGDANEEADAALVPASNVEGRVMFHIPFVGRVVSFAQSSLGLLLLVIVPGALLVVSELYDLYVAATEG, encoded by the coding sequence ATGAACCGCCGGAAAGCACTCCGAGTGCTCGGGCTCGTCGTCCTCGTCGCCCTCGTCGCCCCCTTCGTCGTCACGGCCGTGCCGCAGGTCGTGGGCGCCGACGCGAGCTACGTGGTGCTCTCCAGCAGCATGTCGCCGGCCATCCACGCCGGCGACGTGGTCGTCGTGAACGACGTCTCGCCCGCCAACGTCGAGGAGGGCGACGTCGTCACCTACCAGCCCCCGTCGGGTCACCAGCTCGCGGACGTGAACCGCGTGACCCACCGGGTCGTTGGGGTGACCAGTCGGGACGGCGAGCGCCACTTCCGGACGAAGGGCGACGCCAACGAGGAGGCCGACGCCGCGCTCGTCCCCGCGTCGAACGTCGAGGGTCGGGTCATGTTCCACATCCCGTTCGTCGGTCGCGTCGTCTCGTTCGCCCAGTCGTCGCTCGGACTCCTCCTGCTGGTCATCGTGCCCGGCGCCCTGCTCGTCGTCTCGGAGCTCTACGACCTCTACGTCGCGGCGACGGAGGGCTGA
- a CDS encoding NAD(P)/FAD-dependent oxidoreductase, with translation MDVAVVGGGIVGLASAYYLAERGADVTVYEKGSLGNGSTERSVGGIRAQFSTPVNVDLSLESMDVWESFESTFGTDIAYRRPGYLFAAREPATARAFEEQVAMQNDRGVPSVLLDPEEATEHCPGLRADQFVAATYSPTDGFADPHLALQGFAAAAREAGAEILTQTDVTAIHRERGTGASDDAVTGVTADGERSDASRTSKDERSESFGSERRDVDFVVNAAGPWARRVAAMAAVEIPVAPKRRQMAVVDPETPVPEDVPLTIDLDTGSHFRPEREGAALVGGHFESEEPRSSDRASGQSPRADGEERPASDTGGGADPNRDPDGFDRKMDLDWAAEAVERAGDCATYFGPDSELRRGWAGLYAVTPDHHPIVEETVPGFVQAVGFSGHGFQHAPATGQLVAELVLDGEASLVDVSALGSDRFERGDLLEERNVA, from the coding sequence ATGGACGTCGCAGTCGTCGGGGGCGGCATCGTGGGGCTCGCGAGCGCCTACTACCTGGCCGAGCGCGGGGCCGACGTCACGGTCTACGAGAAGGGGTCGCTGGGAAACGGCAGCACCGAGCGGTCGGTGGGCGGCATCCGCGCCCAGTTCTCCACGCCGGTCAACGTCGACCTCTCGCTGGAGAGCATGGACGTCTGGGAGTCGTTCGAGTCGACGTTCGGCACCGACATCGCCTACCGTCGGCCGGGCTACCTCTTCGCGGCCCGCGAGCCGGCGACCGCACGCGCGTTCGAGGAGCAGGTCGCCATGCAGAACGACCGGGGCGTCCCGAGCGTCCTGCTCGACCCCGAGGAGGCGACCGAGCACTGCCCCGGGCTCCGGGCCGACCAGTTCGTGGCCGCGACCTACTCGCCGACCGACGGGTTCGCCGACCCGCACCTCGCGCTCCAGGGGTTCGCCGCGGCCGCCCGCGAGGCCGGCGCCGAGATTCTGACGCAGACCGACGTGACGGCCATCCACCGCGAACGCGGTACCGGGGCGAGCGACGACGCCGTGACCGGCGTGACTGCCGACGGTGAGAGAAGCGACGCCTCTCGAACGTCGAAAGACGAGCGGAGCGAGTCTTTCGGAAGCGAACGCCGCGACGTCGACTTCGTGGTCAACGCCGCGGGCCCGTGGGCGCGCCGGGTCGCCGCGATGGCGGCCGTCGAGATCCCGGTCGCACCGAAGCGCCGCCAGATGGCCGTCGTCGACCCCGAGACGCCGGTCCCCGAGGACGTGCCCCTCACCATCGACCTCGACACCGGGTCGCACTTCCGGCCCGAGCGCGAGGGCGCGGCGCTGGTCGGCGGACACTTCGAGAGCGAGGAACCCCGTTCCTCGGACCGTGCAAGCGGGCAGAGCCCGCGAGCAGACGGGGAGGAACGACCCGCGAGCGACACCGGTGGAGGGGCCGACCCCAACCGGGACCCCGACGGCTTCGACCGCAAGATGGACCTCGACTGGGCCGCCGAGGCCGTCGAGCGCGCGGGCGACTGCGCGACCTACTTCGGCCCCGACTCCGAACTCCGCCGGGGCTGGGCCGGGCTCTACGCCGTGACGCCCGACCACCACCCCATCGTCGAGGAGACCGTGCCGGGGTTCGTTCAGGCGGTGGGGTTCTCGGGCCACGGCTTCCAGCACGCGCCCGCGACCGGCCAGCTGGTCGCCGAGCTGGTGCTGGACGGCGAGGCGTCGCTGGTCGACGTCTCGGCGCTCGGGAGCGACCGGTTCGAGCGCGGCGACCTGCTCGAGGAGCGGAACGTCGCCTGA
- a CDS encoding DUF5789 family protein — protein MTDSNREMGVEFGELADRIDGHDYPATTGEIADAYGEYEVEYAGGSESLAALLGPIDDTCDSPAAVRQAVLNAVGGGAVGRRGYTDRGSFASTPSDVSF, from the coding sequence GTGACAGATTCGAACCGCGAGATGGGAGTCGAGTTCGGCGAACTGGCCGACCGCATCGACGGCCACGACTACCCCGCGACCACCGGGGAGATCGCCGACGCCTACGGCGAGTACGAGGTCGAGTACGCCGGCGGCTCGGAGTCGCTGGCCGCGCTGCTGGGCCCGATAGACGACACCTGCGACTCGCCGGCGGCGGTCAGGCAGGCCGTACTGAACGCGGTCGGCGGCGGGGCGGTCGGTCGGAGGGGGTACACCGACCGCGGTTCGTTCGCGTCGACCCCGAGCGATGTCTCGTTCTGA
- a CDS encoding alpha,alpha-trehalose-phosphate synthase (UDP-forming), producing MTANETGATADSAAETVASLCDDRELVVVSNRQPYSHSYADGAGDADAAGDSGADTEDAGTATSGADPITVDRPAGGLTASLDPVMQAVEGTWVAWGDGDADREVVGPDDAVAVPPEDPSYDLRRVWLTDDQVERYYRGYSNRVLWPLCHLDTAKMDVRESFWRAYRETNADFAEAVLSAADRDPVVWFQDYHLSLAPRWVRDDRPDAFLMHFWHIPWPSRDVFRTCPQAGTLLDGLLANDLVGFHTDDYCRNFLDCVEAETDARVDRASGSVSYRDHRTFVRPFPLGIDAVRQADLAESDAADEWWAEFREARGIDPSDALAVGVERLDYTKGIEERLAALERFWTENPEWRGELTYVQKGTESRSGIPAYDALRDRVAAEVDRINDRFGTDDWTPVVYTTDHLPEAGVAALYREADLGLVTPVRDGMNLVAKEFVAAQTRDPGALVLSELAGATEQLGDEAVLVHPYDTAGFADAIREALSLSRAERRRRVADLQREVHAEDVYEWLEATFETAAAVDRGRRSLQQSRPSPTDD from the coding sequence ATGACCGCAAACGAGACAGGGGCGACAGCCGATTCGGCCGCCGAGACCGTCGCATCGCTGTGTGACGACCGCGAGCTCGTCGTCGTATCGAACCGCCAGCCGTACAGCCACAGTTACGCGGACGGCGCCGGGGACGCCGACGCCGCCGGAGACTCCGGCGCCGACACGGAGGACGCCGGGACCGCCACTTCCGGGGCCGACCCCATCACGGTCGACCGTCCGGCGGGGGGCCTCACCGCGTCGCTCGACCCGGTCATGCAGGCCGTCGAGGGGACGTGGGTCGCGTGGGGCGACGGCGACGCCGACCGCGAGGTCGTCGGGCCGGACGACGCCGTCGCCGTCCCGCCCGAGGACCCCTCGTACGACCTCCGGCGGGTCTGGCTGACCGACGACCAGGTCGAGCGCTACTACCGGGGGTACAGCAACCGGGTGCTCTGGCCGCTCTGCCACCTCGACACCGCCAAGATGGACGTCCGCGAGTCGTTCTGGCGGGCCTACCGCGAGACCAACGCCGACTTCGCCGAGGCGGTGCTGTCGGCCGCCGACCGCGACCCCGTGGTCTGGTTCCAGGACTACCACCTCTCGCTGGCCCCGCGGTGGGTCCGGGACGACCGGCCCGACGCGTTCCTCATGCACTTCTGGCACATCCCGTGGCCCTCCCGGGACGTGTTCCGGACCTGCCCGCAGGCCGGGACGCTGCTCGACGGCCTGCTCGCCAACGACCTCGTGGGGTTCCACACCGACGACTACTGCCGGAACTTCCTCGACTGCGTCGAGGCCGAGACTGACGCCCGGGTCGACCGCGCCAGCGGGAGCGTCTCGTACCGCGACCACCGGACGTTCGTCCGGCCGTTCCCGCTGGGCATCGACGCCGTCCGGCAGGCCGACCTCGCCGAGTCCGACGCCGCCGACGAGTGGTGGGCGGAGTTCCGCGAGGCCCGCGGCATCGACCCGAGCGACGCGCTCGCGGTGGGCGTCGAGCGCCTCGACTACACCAAGGGCATCGAGGAGCGGTTGGCGGCGCTCGAGCGCTTCTGGACCGAAAACCCCGAGTGGCGCGGGGAGCTCACCTACGTCCAGAAGGGGACCGAGAGCCGGTCGGGCATCCCGGCCTACGACGCGCTCCGGGACCGCGTGGCCGCCGAAGTCGACCGGATCAACGACCGGTTCGGCACCGACGACTGGACGCCCGTGGTCTACACCACCGACCACCTGCCCGAGGCCGGCGTCGCCGCGCTCTACCGGGAGGCCGACCTCGGCCTCGTGACGCCGGTCCGGGACGGGATGAACCTGGTCGCCAAGGAGTTCGTCGCGGCCCAGACCCGCGACCCCGGCGCGCTCGTGCTGAGCGAACTCGCGGGCGCGACCGAACAGCTGGGCGACGAGGCCGTCCTGGTCCACCCGTACGACACCGCGGGCTTCGCCGACGCGATCCGCGAGGCGCTGTCGCTGTCCCGCGCCGAGCGCCGCCGGCGCGTCGCCGATCTCCAGCGCGA